Below is a genomic region from Nitrospira lenta.
GCATGCACGTCGCATCTTGATAGAGTTCGATGTCGTCGCCCATACTTGCCGCGGCAAAGAATCCGTACACGCCCTTCGCGGTCAGCAACTTCTTCTGGATAATCTCGTCCAGCAATCGACGCGCATCGTCATACAGTTCCTTCGCCTTCGGGCCGACCGTCGCGTCATTGAAAATGGCGGGATAACGGCCCCTCAATTCCCAGGTATGAAAGAACGGCGACCAATCGATAAACGGCACCAGTTCACTTAAAGGCTGATCGCTGATCGTCCGCACGCCCAGGAAAGACGGTACTGGAACCTCAAGCGTTGCCCAGTCAGAGGTAAACCTGTTTGCACGTGCGTTCGCGATCGGCAACACCGGCTTGGCGCCGCGGTCTTGATGCGCCTGCCTCATCCGCTCGTAATCATCCCGCACCTGTTGCACAAACCCCGGCTTCTGGGACGGACTGATCAAGCTGCCCACTACCCCAACCGCCCGCGAGGCATCCAACACATGCACCACCGATGGCGTGTAGGAGGGAGCGATCTTCACCGCTGTGTGAGCCTTGCTGGTCGTCGCCCCGCCGATGAGCAGCGGCACGGTAAAACCTTCGCGGGTCATTTCCTTGGCGACATGCACCATTTCATCCAGCGACGGCGTAATAAGTCCGCTCAGTCCGATCACATCGACCTTGAGCTCTTTTGCCGCCGCTAGGATCTTGTCGCAGGACACCATAACCCCGAGATCGATCACCTCATAGTTATTGCAACCCAGCACTACGCCGACGATGTTTTTCCCAATGTCGTGCACATCGCCTTTCACCGTCGCGAGCAAGATTTTCCCTTGCGCCTGATAGCCGCCGATCCGCTTCTTCTCCTCTTCCATGTACGGCATCAAATAGGCAACGGACTTCTTCATGACCCGCGCGCTCTTCACGACTTGCGGCAGAAACATCTTGCCGGATCCGAAGAGGTCGCCGACGATGTTCATGCCGGCCATCAACGGGCCTTCGATGACAGACAACGGCTTCGGATATTTCTGGCGCGCTTCTTCCGTATCCTGATCGATGAAGTCGGTAATACCTTTGACTAGGGCGTGCGAGAGACGTTCCTCAACTGTCCCCTTGCGCCACTCATCATCTTTGACGACCGCTTTCCCCTTCTGCTTGACCGTTTCGGCAAAGTTCACCAGCCGTTCGGTGGCATCAGGCCGCCGGTTCAGCAACACATCCTCAACCAATTCGAGCAGGTCCTTGGGAATCTCTTCGTACACCGCCAACTGACCGGCATTCACGATCCCCATATCAAGGCCGGCCTTGATCGCATGATAGAGAAACGCCGCGTGCATCGCTTCACGAACCACATTGTTCCCGCGGAAGGAGAACGAGATATTGCTGATGCCGCCGCTGACCTTGGCGCCGGGCAAATTCTTCTTAATCCAGCGGGCGGCTTCGATGAAATCCACCGCATAGTTGTTGTGCTCTTCAATGCCGGTGGCGACGGTCAAAATATTGGGATCGAAGATGATATCAGTTGCCGGCAAACCCACCCGTTCCGTCAGAATCTTGTAGGAACGCGCGCAGATCTCCTTCTTTCGCTCCAATGTATCGGCCTGCCCCTGCTCATCGAATGCCATGACGACGACGGCGGCCCCGTACCGGTGAACCAGTGTCGCTTGTTCGACAAATTTCTGTTCGCCTTCTTTGAGGCTGATACTGTTGACAATAGCCTTGCCTTGAATATTTCTGAGGCCGGTTTCCAACACCTCCCACTTGGAACTGTCGACCATGATCGGCACTTTGCAAATATCCGGCTCCGAGGCGATGAGGCGGAGAAATTTCTCCATCGCCGCCTTGGAGTCCAGCATGCCTTCATCCATGTTGATATCGATGATCTGCGCGCCGCCTTCGACTTGCTGACGCGCCACAGACAGGGCGGATTCGTAGTCACCGGCCAGGATCAGCTTCGAGAAGGCCGGCGAGCCGGTCACGTTGGTCCGTTCACCAATATTGACGAAGTTCGAATCGGGACGAAGAGTGACCGCTTCAAGCCCGCTCAAACGCGTGTAGGGTTCGACCGTTGGAATTGCCCGGGGCTCTACGCCGCGCACGGCTTCAGCGATCTTCTTGATATGGTCCGGAGTCGTCCCGCAACAGCCACCCACAATATTGAGCCAGCCGTTCTGCGCCCACTCGCGCAATTGCGGCGCGAGCGTCTCGGGCGTTTCCGGAAATCCCGTAGGCAGCAACGGATTGGGCAATCCGGCATTCGGATGGGAACTGATATAGATCGGCGCGATCTGGGACAACTCTTCGATCAACGGCCGCATTTCCTTCGGCCCCAACGCACAGTTCATCCCGACGCTCAGAAGCGGCACATGCGAAATCGAATTCCAGAACGCTTCAACCGTTTGCCCCGTCACGCCACGATTGCTGCCGGCTTGAATAAATGTCACCGAGGCCATGACCGGCACCGGCCGCCCGCCGTCCTCAAAAATCTGTTGGATGGCAAAGAACGCGGCCTTGGCGTTGAGTGTGTCGAAGATCGTTTCTACGAGCAGGAGATCGGCTCCGCCATCAAGCAGCCCTCGCACCTGCTCACTGTAGGCCGCCACAAGTTCTTCGTAGGTCGTCCCCCGCGCGGCTGAGTTATTGACGTCCGTCGAGATCGACGACGTTTTTGTCGTCGGCCCAATGGCCCCGGCCACGAAACATTGCCGGCCCGGTTGAGCCGCTTGCGCGGTGAGCACCGCCCGCTTGGCACATTCCGCTCCGGCTTTTGACAGCTCGTAGCCCAGCGTCTCCAGGTGATAGTCGGCCAGCGAGATCGACTGCGAATTGAAGGTATTCGTTTCGACAATGTCGGCTCCGGCATCGAGATACTGTCGATGGATGTCCTCGATAATGGCCGGCTGCGTAATATTCAAGAGATCATTGTGCCCCTTGAGGTCCTGCTTCCAGTCTTTAAAGCGCTCGCCGCGAAAGGCCGCCTCGTCCAGCTTCCGTTGCTGGATCATGGTTCCCATCGCCCCATCGAGGATCAGGATTCGGTTCTTGAGAAGTTGCTCGATCGATGTCTGTATGGATTGACCCACTGGTGAATATCTCCCATAACAAATCTTATAAGAATGCCATGATACTGGAAGGGTTTCAGACCGGCAAGGCAGGCTGCTTTCTTGACAGACCTTCAGCCCTGTCGATACGATGCTCACGCGTACGGAGGATGCCCTTGCCGACTCGACGATCCAGGTACCGCCTCGCGTGGGTGCTCCTCCTAGGCACTCTGCTGTGTCCTCCTCAGAGCCTTTCGGCTACGCCGTATTTCGAAGACGGCTTCCTCGGCCTCACACAAAAAGAACTTCACGAACGGCTGGGGATGCCCCAGGCGGTGCGGGACAGGAAGTCGGCGCTCCGGGTCTTCACCTACTACCCCATCACCGACTGGCAGAAATACTTCAGCAAACTTGTCTCACCGGAAAACGGCGAGGATGTGTATACCTTCACCAGAAACGGCATCGACATACGGTACTCCTTCGCCTATGCCGTCGATCCCAACGATACGAGCGACACTCGCCCCCTGTATGTGCGGCTGGTGGATATTGAATTCACGCCACCCGTTCCCATTGCCCAAGTTCCCTCGCTCGTTCCCGAATTCAGCCCCTCCAGAGACTCCCACGCGCCGGCTTTTCGTTCGAATATCTGGATACTACTATTTAAAGGCTCCCCGTCGGACGCCGCAAGATTCTTGATTAAGGAGAAAGGGAAAGAGCAACTGGACTGGACACTGACGTATCAGCTGTTTTCGCTACAAGGATTGCCTGATCGCTTCACGACGTTGGCGACGATCGACCGGATGGAAATCAGCACGCAAAGCCTCCAGTTGGTCACACAGCGCCAGCGTCACACCCATGAGGCCATCGTGAATCCCTACTCGCCTGAATTTGCGGAACGGGTTATTCCTTCACCTGCGGCGCAACCCAAAAAAATTCCGGTGCCTCAATACGCTGAATAGGACGCCTCATTGAGGAGACGGACAGTGCCCGCTCGCCTACTGCCCAACCGGCTTGAGACGATCTTGTTGGGCCTGACCGACGGCCATCGCTCGTCCCTTCATACTCGCCATCGGACCATTATCACTCACATAGAGCAAAATCGGTGTGGCCACACCCAGCGTCACAAGCAGGCAGAGAGCCAACAAACGCACCAGTTGGCTCTTACTGAAATACATCATGAGCAAGAGCACAACCGCTGCCGCACCGGCATAGTTCACAATCTGCGATTGCGAAGAGTTCATGTCTGATGATGGGACCGTTGATGGCACCGACTGTATTTTCGTAGAAGCAGAGGATCGTGCAATGCCGAAACCCTGAAGTAGTTCCGTCACTTTCTGCTTCACTGTCGTAATCGGCGGCAACACAATGGCCTTCACGGAATCTAAGGCAGACGGAGGACGTTCCTGAGGCGTCGCCTGCTCATGAGTCTTCACTTTCGCTCGATACTTCTCCGGAATGTTGTCCATCGAATCACTGAACCGGGGATTACCATGTTCATCGATGTAGGAATATATCGTTGTGGCATGGGCCTGATAGAGATAGGGATCGATACCAAGCAGCAACCCTGCCAGCATGATTCCGCCTAACCACGATCGCATTGCGCTGAGCCGATAGACAGTTTGTTTCATCGTTGACCTCATCCCTACTCGCCTGACCTCGCCAAGACTGTCCCGCTCTTGATCGAGGCTCCCCTGCTAAATTGTCCTGAGATACTGCCCGGTTAGCTTGACTCACCCTACCCCCCTTAGTTAGCATGCGCCAGCTCATTCAGGAAGCAATTACGACTATGGAACAGACTCCTTCTGCCCCCGAACAAGTCCCGGTCCACGAGGACGAACAATCGTTTATCCGGCGCCCCCTCGTCCGCAAAATCATCTATGCAGGGCTGGCGATTGCCTTCCTGATGATGGTCGTCGTCCCGCTTGCCGTTCAGCTGAGCGACCCTGATTTCAAAAAGCATATTGAGCAGCGCCGAGTGATGGCCGGCATGTCGAAAGATCAGGTCCTCAAATCTTGGGGAGGACCACAGACCATCAATACGTCCTTTACGAAGGAAGGACTACGGCGTGAAGAATGGATTTTTGAGGATTGGATCAGTACTGCCGAGGTGAAGCACCGCTATCTCTATTTCGAAGAAGGTCTGCTGATCGGCGGGTGGTATGAAGGATCCGGGGAACGTAAGCCAACCGACCTCCCTGCCGACTCGCCCCATCCCAAAATTCCACGATAACCGAATCGTGAAAATCCGCGTTCGACGTGCCATCCCGCTAGGGAGATGGTGCGACTTCTCGAATCGGCAGACGCAACCGGCTAATCAGCGTCTTTGCCCGCTCCCAGTCGGATTCGTCTACCATCACCTGACAACACAAATCCAGCACACCCGGATACAGACTACTCACGTGTTCGTCCTGAAACACACAGACAATGCCGTTGGCCTCGCACAGGCTCTTGATGAACCCAAGCTCCCCGATATCCTGCGCTGTGGTCAAATACCGCATTCGCATGGAGTAACCACCGTTCCTTACCCCAGAATCGACTGACAAACAGGATGCACATCGGCGCTGTTCATCCGGTCGCTTTGACGCTCGAACAGCCGTTAGGGCGTTTCTCTGATTTGGACGCGCCGCTCTCGGCCACCGCCGGAAACTGTCAGCACTCGTTTCCACTCGCGAATCTGATAGATCGCCCAGGCATTCGGCTGGCCTTTGTAAAAAGCTGTGGCGTCTTCACCGGAGGCGTTGAGGAAGATCGGTTCTGTAAACCCTTCTTCAAGCACATAGTCCAGAAGACAGTCCGTTGAAAAGCCGGGCCCCTGCAAGGAGACCTCAGCCAAGAGGGTCAGGATCTCGTCGGGGTTTTGAATAGTGATTGGATTCATCGCTGTCCTCTCAAAGTCTGGAGATTCTAACGAGACAGCCTTCAAGAAGGCAAGGATTCGCGCCTTCCATTTCTTGATTATCACCTGGTATTCTTGATCTTCAATAGGGCAGCGAACTGGAAACTCTGGTGCGCGTGGATAAACTTTGTACTCTATTGCCAACCATCTTCACCAACACCGATCCGGGGATGGAGATGTTGCTCAGAACCTATTTCATGTGGCTCAGGCTGAACTTGTGACCCTGCACTTGACTGACACCTCCCTGCACATGCCGTGGAGTCGTGAATCCCTTTCTGTGACGGTGGCCCCTCCCCGAGCCTCCGTTAGGTCTATGATTGTTCGAGAATACAACCACCCACATTGTCGGCAGACCAAACTTCCGCACTACGCATGATCCGCTCTTGGCCCATACTATTGGCAACATGGATATATACGGTATCCATGTTGCCGTTGGCTCACGCCTCTATCTCATTCTATGTCTCGCCCACCGGCAACGACAGCAACCCAGGAACCGAAGCAGCCCCGTTTCAATCCATTGAACGCGCACAAACTGCCGTGCGTACCCGTACCAACACTATGACAAATGATATCACCGTCGTGCTGAGAGGCGGCCGATACCAGCTCGCTGACACCATGCGATTTGATCATCGCGACTCGGGAATGAACGGATTTCAAGTTATCTATCGATCCTTTTCAGGAGAGCATGCA
It encodes:
- a CDS encoding DUF4124 domain-containing protein, which codes for MKQTVYRLSAMRSWLGGIMLAGLLLGIDPYLYQAHATTIYSYIDEHGNPRFSDSMDNIPEKYRAKVKTHEQATPQERPPSALDSVKAIVLPPITTVKQKVTELLQGFGIARSSASTKIQSVPSTVPSSDMNSSQSQIVNYAGAAAVVLLLMMYFSKSQLVRLLALCLLVTLGVATPILLYVSDNGPMASMKGRAMAVGQAQQDRLKPVGQ
- the metH gene encoding methionine synthase → MGQSIQTSIEQLLKNRILILDGAMGTMIQQRKLDEAAFRGERFKDWKQDLKGHNDLLNITQPAIIEDIHRQYLDAGADIVETNTFNSQSISLADYHLETLGYELSKAGAECAKRAVLTAQAAQPGRQCFVAGAIGPTTKTSSISTDVNNSAARGTTYEELVAAYSEQVRGLLDGGADLLLVETIFDTLNAKAAFFAIQQIFEDGGRPVPVMASVTFIQAGSNRGVTGQTVEAFWNSISHVPLLSVGMNCALGPKEMRPLIEELSQIAPIYISSHPNAGLPNPLLPTGFPETPETLAPQLREWAQNGWLNIVGGCCGTTPDHIKKIAEAVRGVEPRAIPTVEPYTRLSGLEAVTLRPDSNFVNIGERTNVTGSPAFSKLILAGDYESALSVARQQVEGGAQIIDINMDEGMLDSKAAMEKFLRLIASEPDICKVPIMVDSSKWEVLETGLRNIQGKAIVNSISLKEGEQKFVEQATLVHRYGAAVVVMAFDEQGQADTLERKKEICARSYKILTERVGLPATDIIFDPNILTVATGIEEHNNYAVDFIEAARWIKKNLPGAKVSGGISNISFSFRGNNVVREAMHAAFLYHAIKAGLDMGIVNAGQLAVYEEIPKDLLELVEDVLLNRRPDATERLVNFAETVKQKGKAVVKDDEWRKGTVEERLSHALVKGITDFIDQDTEEARQKYPKPLSVIEGPLMAGMNIVGDLFGSGKMFLPQVVKSARVMKKSVAYLMPYMEEEKKRIGGYQAQGKILLATVKGDVHDIGKNIVGVVLGCNNYEVIDLGVMVSCDKILAAAKELKVDVIGLSGLITPSLDEMVHVAKEMTREGFTVPLLIGGATTSKAHTAVKIAPSYTPSVVHVLDASRAVGVVGSLISPSQKPGFVQQVRDDYERMRQAHQDRGAKPVLPIANARANRFTSDWATLEVPVPSFLGVRTISDQPLSELVPFIDWSPFFHTWELRGRYPAIFNDATVGPKAKELYDDARRLLDEIIQKKLLTAKGVYGFFAAASMGDDIELYQDATCMQQVTTVHTLRQQSEKPQGQPNLALADYVAPHGSGRADHIGAFAVTAGIGLDELCRRFDKDHDDYNSIMAKALADRLAEAFAEFLHKRVRDEWGYGKQETLSAEELIRERYRGIRPAPGYPACPDHTEKRLLFDVLQVERNAGITLTESFAMLPTAAVSGFYFAHPEAKYFAVGKIGKDQAEDYARRKGMDLGTVERWLSPNLNYESA
- a CDS encoding DUF2007 domain-containing protein, yielding MRMRYLTTAQDIGELGFIKSLCEANGIVCVFQDEHVSSLYPGVLDLCCQVMVDESDWERAKTLISRLRLPIREVAPSP